Proteins from one Asterias rubens chromosome 21, eAstRub1.3, whole genome shotgun sequence genomic window:
- the LOC117304462 gene encoding E3 ubiquitin-protein ligase TRIM7-like: MAERITVESVLQKISHRHLECQICMDRFKEPKMLECSHSFCLECLQHLAETNPTSPTLICPLCRSQTSLTKNRVSQLCSDFKMTSLLDEIREHETELQSLQEIQPPGRKESVSKCSKHTGKDVIMYCDSCKQLICTTCIAKDHKMHPATELKEVVDNCKKKANEILAAVAQHHITFKIAMEDIGMSRKTLDSMFAATKAQISKKADEKIAKEVARMRQEEHKLMLELAQTYEDKATQIETALTTNNNEMTKAQNMQVVVNQHINEVNFCENLQLIEKLLQDLKDYTDIQPKQVTSELTYIDLEDDQKSFGRLRIKEEQKLGAASASDTACKPKTKLTWTLKTEITRYKNRDKQIQNICASKAASYCNSDIVICDLKSSILIKISVDSRAQSKVLPKELSIKGLIHPRRVTVNKKDELIVVDNTKVKIFNRKYKCLNCFTLSGQLTIQPSCIAVDDNNHIAVGYVHGEISLYRQDGSLISTLLAQGIGGFLTIHKQQLIYTNWDDKKLVSIGYNGDIVFSVDINRNMLPRGLCCDKDGSIYVAAWDKLSPSGDIHHYSHDGKYIGCIIKGCVHPNGITFTPAGDLVVATYASVKIYKQE; encoded by the coding sequence ATGGCTGAAAGAATAACAGTCGAGTCAGTCTTACAGAAGATCAGCCACAGACATCTTGAATGTCAAATCTGCATGGACCGCTTCAAGGAGCCCAAAATGCTGGAGTGTTCTCATTCATTTTGTCTGGAGTGCCTTCAACACCTAGCAGAGACTAACCCAACTAGTCCAACACTAATATGCCCATTGTGTCGAAGTCAAACTTCCTTGACTAAAAACAGAGTTTCTCAACTTTGTTCGGACTTCAAAATGACTTCTTTGTTGGATGAAATAAGAGAGCATGAGACTGAATTACAAAGTCTACAAGAAATTCAACCACCTGGCAGAAAGGAATCCGTTTCTAAATGTAGCAAGCATACTGGCAAGGATGTTATCATGTACTGTGACTCATGCAAACAGTTGATATGCACAACTTGCATTGCAAAGGACCACAAAATGCATCCTGCCACTGAACTGAAAGAGGTTGTTGACAACTGCAAGAAGAAAGCCAATGAAATATTAGCAGCAGTAGCACAACATCACATAACTTTTAAGATTGCTATGGAAGACATAGGTATGTCTCGCAAGACATTAGATtctatgtttgctgccaccaaagCACAGATCTCCAAGAAGGCAGATGAGAAGATTGCCAAAGAGGTTGCACGGATGAGACAGGAAGAGCACAAACTGATGTTGGAGTTAGCCCAGACTTATGAAGACAAAGCCACACAAATAGAAACTGCACTtacaacaaataacaatgaaatGACAAAAGCACAGAATATGCAAGTTGTAGTTAATCAACACATCAATGAAGTGAACTTCTGCGAGAATCTACAACTGATAGAGAAACTCTTGCAAGACCTCAAAGACTACACAGATATACAGCCCAAACAAGTGACCAGCGAATTGACTTACATTGACCTTGAAGATGATCAGAAATCATTCGGGAGACTGAGAATAAAAGAAGAACAGAAACTAGGAGCAGCTTCTGCTTCAGACACAGCATGCAAACCCAAGACAAAACTGACATGGACACTGAAAACAGAAATAACCAGATATAAGAACagagataaacaaatacaaaacatatGCGCATCGAAGGCGGCTTCCTACTGCAATAGCGACATTGTCATCTGTGATTTAAAGAGCAGTATCTTGATCAAAATATCAGTCGACAGCAGAGCCCAATCAAAGGTCCTCCCAAAAGAGCTGTCGATTAAAGGTCTCATTCATCCTAGAAGAGTGACTGTGAACAAGAAAGATGAGCTCATTGTTGTAGATAACACAAAAGTTAAGATCTTCAATAGAAAATACAAGTGTCTCAATTGTTTCACACTGAGTGGACAGCTAACGATCCAGCCATCATGTATAGCAGTGGATGACAATAATCACATAGCAGTGGGATATGTACATGGAGAAATCTCGCTGTACAGACAAGATGGATCCCTCATAAGTACATTGCTTGCTCAAGGGATCGGTGGATTCTTAACTATCCACAAACAGCAACTCATCTACACCAACTGGGATGACAAGAAGTTAGTATCAATTGGCTACAATGGTGACATTGTATTCTCAGTAGATATCAATCGTAACATGTTGCCTCGTGGTTTATGTTGCGACAAGGATGGTAGCATCTATGTTGCTGCGTGGGATAAGCTATCACCATCAGGTGACATCCATCATTACAGTCATGATGGCAAGTACATCGGATGTATCATTAAGGGCTGTGTTCATCCAAATGGTATAACATTCACACCAGCTGGTGATCTGGTTGTGGCTACGTATGCATCAGTTAAAATATACAAACAGGAGTAA
- the LOC117304747 gene encoding probable E3 ubiquitin-protein ligase MID2, protein MASRVTDQPLLQKISHRHLECQICMERFKEPKMLECFHSFCLECLQHLAETNPTSPTLICPLCRSQTSLTKNRVSQLCSDFKMTSLLDEIREHETELQSLQEIQPPGRKESVSKCSKHTGKDVIMYCDSCKQLICTTCIAKDHKMHPATELNEVVDNYKKKANEILAAVAQHHITFKIAMEDIGMSRKTLDSMFAATKAQISKKTDEKIAKEVARMRQEENNLMLELAQTYEDKATQIETALTTNNTEMTKAQNMQVTVSQHIYKVNFSENLQLIEKLLQDLKDYTEIQPKQVTSELTCFDFEGDQKTFERLRIKEEQKLGAASASDTTCKPKTKLTWTLKTEITRYKNRDKQIQNICASKAASYCNSDIVICDLKSSILIKISVDSRAQSKVLPKELSIEGLIHPRRVTVNKKDELIVVDNTEVKIFNRKYKCLNCFTLSGQPTIQPSCIAVDDNNHIAVGYVHGEISLYRQDGSLINTLLAQGIGGFLTIHKQQLIYTNWDDKKLVSIGYNGDIIFSVDINHNMLPRGLCCDKDGSIYVAAWDKLSPSGDIHHYNPDGKYIGCIIKGCVHPNGITFTPAGDLVVATYASVKIYKQE, encoded by the coding sequence ATGGCCTCAAGAGTAACAGATCAACCACTCCTGCAAAAGATCAGCCACAGACATCTTGAGTGTCAAATCTGCATGGAGCGCTTCAAGGAGCCCAAAATGCTGGagtgttttcattcattttgtctGGAATGCCTTCAACACCTAGCAGAGACTAACCCAACTAGTCCAACACTAATATGCCCATTGTGTCGAAGTCAAACTTCCTTGACTAAAAACAGAGTTTCTCAACTTTGTTCGGACTTCAAAATGACTTCTTTGTTGGATGAAATAAGAGAGCATGAGACTGAATTACAAAGTCTACAAGAAATTCAACCACCTGGCAGAAAGGAATCCGTTTCTAAATGTAGCAAGCATACTGGCAAGGATGTTATCATGTACTGTGACTCATGCAAACAGTTGATATGCACAACTTGCATTGCTAAGGACCACAAAATGCATCCTGCCACTGAACTCAATGAGGTTGTTGACAACTACAAGAAGAAAGCCAATGAAATATTAGCAGCAGTAGCACAACATCACATAACTTTTAAGATTGCTATGGAAGACATAGGTATGTCTCGCAAGACATTAGATtctatgtttgctgccaccaaagCACAGATCTCCAAGAAGACAGATGAGAAGATTGCCAAAGAGGTTGCACGGATGAGACAGGAAGAGAACAACCTGATGTTGGAGTTAGCCCAGACTTATGAAGACAAAGCCACACAAATAGAAACTGCACTTACAACAAATAACACCGAAATGACAAAAGCACAGAATATGCAAGTTACAGTTAGTCAACACATATATAAAGTGAACTTCAGTGAGAACCTACAACTGATAGAGAAACTCTTGCAAGACCTCAAAGACTACACAGAGATACAGCCCAAACAAGTGACCAGCGAACTGACTTGTTTTGACTTTGAAGGTGATCAGAAAACATTCGAGAGACTGAGAATCAAAGAAGAACAGAAACTAGGAGCAGCTTCTGCTTCAGATACAACATGCAAACCCAAGACAAAACTGACATGGACACTGAAAACAGAAATAACCAGATATAAGAACagagataaacaaatacaaaacatatGCGCATCGAAGGCGGCTTCCTACTGCAATAGCGACATTGTCATCTGTGATTTAAAGAGCAGCATCTTGATCAAAATATCAGTCGACAGCAGAGCCCAATCAAAGGTCCTCCCAAAAGAGCTGTCGATTGAAGGTCTCATTCATCCTAGAAGAGTGACTGTGAACAAGAAAGATGAGCTCATTGTTGTAGACAACACAGAAGTTAAGATCTTCAATAGAAAATATAAGTGTCTCAATTGTTTCACACTGAGTGGACAGCCAACGATCCAGCCATCATGTATAGCAGTGGATGACAATAATCACATAGCAGTGGGATATGTACATGGAGAAATCTCGCTGTACAGACAAGATGGATCCCTTATAAATACATTGCTGGCTCAAGGGATCGGTGGATTCTTAACTATCCACAAACAGCAACTCATCTACACCAACTGGGATGACAAGAAGTTAGTATCAATTGGCTACAATGGTGACATTATATTCTCAGTAGATATCAATCATAACATGTTGCCTCGTGGTTTATGTTGCGACAAGGATGGTAGCATCTATGTTGCTGCGTGGGATAAGCTATCACCATCAGGTGACATCCACCATTACAATCCTGATGGCAAGTACATCGGATGTATCATTAAGGGCTGTGTTCATCCAAATGGTATAACATTCACACCAGCTGGTGATCTGGTTGTGGCTACGTATGCATCAGTTAAAATATACAAACAGGAGTAA
- the LOC117304461 gene encoding uncharacterized protein LOC117304461, which translates to MAERITVESVLQKISHRHLECQICKDRFKEPKMLECSHSYCMQCLQQLAETNHTSPTLICPVCRAETFLFGKGVVELRTDFRLTSMLDEIEQHESLLQKQQAVQPRSKGSVSKCSKHTDMDVIMYCDSCKQLICTTCIAKDHKMHPATELNEVLDKCKKKTKTILAEVGQHRNNFMTALKDIGMCQKLLDTMFVATKAKISKKADEEIAKEAARIRGEEKKLMVELAQAYKDRATKIETAIATNNIEVTKGQNTEEMVNQLMDELNFCENLNLIEELLQNLQAHTKIQPMNMPNGLTYIDYEDDQTSLGRLVMKDRLELEDAASAAATQQPYKPWTKFTKITRFMDINRQIQNICASDVASYHNSTIVVCDFKRRSLIKISADSIAQSKVLPKELSIKGLINPSRVTVNKNDELIVVDNTEVKIFNGNYRCIHQFRVNRPSCIAVDENNLIAVVSWRNSEISLHEPDGSLIRKLPAPGIGRHFTIHKQQIIYLYTNMGVVKLVALDYFGGTVFSVNTRLPHRSLPVGGPNGVCCDEKDGRIYIAVCERGTSYGEIQHYSPKGNFIGCIMKWTRPNCIILTPAGDLVMATDDSVKIYYNK; encoded by the coding sequence ATGGCTGAAAGAATAACAGTTGAGTCAGTCTTACAAAAGATCAGCCACAGACATCTTGAATGTCAAATCTGCAAGGATCGCTTCAAGGAGCCCAAAATGCTGGAGTGTTCTCATTCATATTGCATGCAATGCCTCCAACAACTTGCAGAGACTAACCACACTAGTCCAACACTTATATGCCCAGTGTGTCGCGCTGAAACTTTCCTGTTTGGAAAAGGAGTTGTTGAACTACGAACTGACTTTAGGTTGACTTCTATGTTAGATGAAATTGAACAGCATGAaagtttactacaaaaacaacaagcaGTTCAACCACGTAGTAAGGGGTCTGTTTCTAAATGTAGCAAGCATACTGATATGGATGTTATTATGTACTGTGACTCATGCAAACAGTTGATATGCACAACTTGCATTGCAAAAGATCACAAAATGCATCCAGCCACTGAACTGAATGAGGTTTTAgacaaatgcaagaaaaaaacgaaaacaataTTAGCAGAAGTCGGACAACATCGCAATAATTTCATGACCGCTTTGAAAGACATTGGTATGTGTCAGAAGCTGTTAGACACTATGTTTGTTGCCACCAAAGCAAAGATCTCCAAGAAGGCAGATGAGGAGATTGCCAAGGAGGCTGCAAGGATAAGAGGGGAAGAAAAGAAACTGATGGTAGAATTGGCCCAGGCTTATAAAGACAGAGCCACTAAAATAGAAACTGCAATCGCCACAAATAACATTGAAGTGACAAAAGGACAGAATACAGAAGAGATGGTTAATCAACTCATGGATGAACTGAACTTTTGTGAGAATCTAAATCTCATTGAAGAGCTCTTGCAAAACCTCCAAGCACATACAAAGATACAACCAATGAACATGCCCAATGGGTTGACTTACATAGACTATGAAGATGATCAAACATCACTTGGGAGATTGGTGATGAAAGATAGACTAGAGCTAGAAGATGCAGCTAGTGCTGCGGCAACACAGCAACCATACAAACCTTggacaaaatttacaaaaataaccaGGTTCATGGACATAAATAGACAAATACAAAACATCTGTGCATCAGATGTTGCTTCCTATCACAATAGCACCATTGTTGTGTGTGATTTCAAGCGAAGAAGCTTGATCAAAATATCAGCCGACAGCATTGCGCAATCAAAGGTCCTCCCAAAAGAGCTGTCGATTAAAGGTCTCATTAATCCAAGCAGAGTGACTGTGAACAAGAATGATGAGCTCATTGTTGTAGATAACACAGAAGTTAAAATCTTCAATGGCAATTATCGCTGTATCCATCAGTTCAGAGTCAACAGGCCATCATGCATTGCAGTGGATGAAAACAATCTGATAGCAGTGGTTTCCTGGAGAAACAGTGAGATCTCTTTACACGAACCAGATGGATCCCTCATCAGAAAGCTGCCAGCACCAGGAATCGGTAGACACTTTACCATCCACAAACAGCAGATCATCTATCTGTACACTAACATGGGTGTTGTTAAGTTAGTAGCATTGGATTACTTTGGTGGTACTGTATTCTCAGTAAATACACGTTTGCCTCATCGTTCATTGCCGGTTGGGGGTCCGAATGGTGTGTGTTGTGATGAAAAGGATGGCAGGATCTACATTGCTGTATGTGAAAGGGGTACATCTTACGGTGAGATCCAACATTACAGTCCTAAAGGCAATTTCATCGGATGTATTATGAAGTGGACTCGTCCCAATTGTATAATACTGACACCAGCTGGAGATCTGGTCATGGCCACAGACGATTCAGTTAAAATATATTACAATAAGTAA